The following proteins come from a genomic window of Haloarcula salinisoli:
- a CDS encoding DUF6610 family protein — MSRHPFATDAYEAGFVTGIREDCSLQTNALRNVDVPILMLDNDFKNPDLQRYLSRFREIEPEIGVVGDARSADEAHILVEEARKLKTEYPDSTLIIVPKCHEAIEIIGSADVPGTEIVLGYSMGYSDILASDFSDYSDWRGRRVHLLGASPTKQWEVIQQLTSPTLFGDPPADIVGLDWNGAHKVAYIGEYWSREGWQRSDHLSIRETVKKSLREMRLFWKERGVWPREGTTPVDRLGEAVQVPDDEVFANGMHISEAGDYEGPDDWEDRLDPEDDETIPLEHAIVHQYTDGSIRAFRSETERVYTEYHEGLITP, encoded by the coding sequence CTGTCTCGGCACCCATTCGCGACAGACGCATATGAGGCAGGCTTCGTGACCGGGATTCGTGAAGACTGTAGCCTGCAGACAAATGCTCTACGTAACGTCGACGTCCCAATACTGATGTTGGATAATGACTTCAAGAATCCAGACCTGCAGAGATATCTGTCGCGATTTCGGGAGATCGAGCCCGAAATTGGTGTCGTCGGAGACGCACGTTCAGCCGATGAGGCACATATCTTAGTTGAGGAGGCCCGTAAGCTGAAAACAGAGTACCCAGACTCAACGCTCATCATAGTCCCAAAATGCCACGAGGCAATCGAGATCATCGGTTCAGCCGATGTACCGGGCACAGAGATTGTATTAGGCTACTCAATGGGATACTCAGATATCCTGGCCTCAGACTTCTCGGACTACTCGGACTGGCGTGGACGGCGTGTACACCTGCTAGGAGCAAGCCCCACCAAACAGTGGGAGGTGATTCAACAGTTGACCTCACCAACATTGTTCGGCGATCCACCTGCAGATATCGTCGGGCTGGATTGGAACGGTGCGCACAAAGTCGCCTACATCGGTGAATATTGGAGTCGGGAAGGCTGGCAACGAAGCGACCATCTCTCCATCAGGGAAACAGTGAAGAAGAGCCTTCGTGAGATGCGCTTGTTCTGGAAAGAACGCGGTGTCTGGCCTCGTGAGGGGACGACCCCGGTTGACCGTTTAGGTGAGGCTGTCCAGGTGCCAGACGATGAGGTGTTTGCAAACGGAATGCACATCTCTGAAGCGGGTGACTACGAGGGTCCGGATGATTGGGAGGATCGACTTGACCCCGAAGACGATGAGACGATACCACTCGAACATGCAATCGTTCACCAGTATACCGACGGCAGTATCCGGGCATTTCGCTCAGAAACCGAGCGGGTATACACCGAATACCACGAGGGCTTGATTACGCCGTAG
- a CDS encoding glycosyltransferase family 87 protein, translating into MALGFGISLGIAYFLYRLTITPGQFGIDFEIYRAAAADLHAGKVVYGRSPVGVSNLTYRYPIVLLAPFSLYLLVSPITGFAIHIAGTVLVSVLLGLTIAKATESYGLQLSNYDRILICGFIVISPISAPSLVNGNINHHIALALGIGLIWMEQNREQHAGVALGLAALPKVFPAAIGIWLVWRRKWYTSLVAIITGIGALTAGAVLFGLNRTQRYFVEELLPRGTANAVSGGLSPSSLYVTLQRPLSVIFTDASGTALTVLSLIIVAPVVAYAYLQSEGRIQQLIALLSTLCGILLVIPSYTMYFVLVFYPLIPLLYLLSGWPGRIFTAGVIFMQFTLKLHDATMLVRMLNLPVWGTETLVVSLQAFYTLGTPVLWGTIAVLIAGIWQVHSQQSEN; encoded by the coding sequence TTGGCACTCGGGTTCGGGATTTCTCTCGGTATTGCATATTTCCTCTATCGGCTTACTATCACTCCCGGTCAATTTGGAATTGATTTTGAGATATATCGAGCCGCCGCTGCAGACCTGCATGCGGGCAAGGTGGTCTATGGTCGTTCTCCTGTCGGCGTCTCAAATCTCACGTACCGCTATCCAATCGTATTATTGGCCCCGTTTTCGCTGTATCTCTTGGTTTCTCCGATTACCGGCTTTGCTATCCATATTGCCGGGACAGTTCTTGTCAGCGTTTTACTTGGACTCACCATTGCGAAGGCAACCGAATCATACGGGCTGCAGCTGTCGAATTATGATCGTATCCTGATCTGTGGATTTATTGTAATCAGCCCAATTAGCGCACCATCGTTGGTAAATGGTAATATCAACCACCACATTGCATTGGCGCTGGGAATCGGTCTAATATGGATGGAACAGAACCGAGAACAACACGCTGGTGTTGCTCTTGGATTAGCAGCGCTTCCAAAGGTCTTCCCCGCTGCTATCGGCATTTGGTTAGTCTGGCGGCGAAAATGGTATACTAGTTTGGTTGCTATAATCACCGGTATCGGGGCGCTTACGGCTGGTGCCGTACTTTTTGGTTTAAACCGCACACAGAGATATTTCGTTGAGGAGCTTCTCCCACGAGGGACTGCAAACGCTGTTTCAGGCGGCCTTTCACCGTCAAGTCTATACGTCACACTTCAGCGGCCTCTTTCCGTTATTTTCACCGATGCAAGCGGAACGGCTCTAACAGTACTCTCTCTTATAATAGTCGCCCCGGTAGTGGCCTACGCATATCTACAGAGTGAAGGTCGTATTCAACAGCTCATTGCGCTCCTCTCGACGTTGTGCGGAATTTTGCTAGTGATCCCCTCGTATACTATGTATTTCGTCCTCGTTTTTTATCCGCTAATTCCGCTATTATATCTTCTCTCAGGATGGCCTGGTAGGATTTTCACGGCGGGTGTAATTTTCATGCAATTCACGTTGAAACTCCATGATGCGACTATGCTGGTTCGCATGCTCAACTTACCTGTCTGGGGTACTGAAACGCTAGTTGTTAGCCTTCAAGCCTTCTATACGCTAGGCACGCCTGTCCTCTGGGGAACCATCGCTGTTCTCATAGCTGGCATTTGGCAGGTACATTCACAGCAATCTGAAAATTAG
- a CDS encoding transposase gives MTFREMVDGILKSYPYEQQYRYDRSTSLEDLVANVPASYLCFYDSYDHAQGEPKPWSAVFKAHVLRCVKGWKNSTALYRYLKQKPFLCTQLGFEDIPDQSTLWRAWDDRLTDVQDAVRDAAEVVVDIARYHDISAPEPEFLPNQPTEAVTTSKSKDTLAREKARQVWKGAKPIVTDCFNLDRASNASVPESAFWEQHAYIGMRTDMHANDGAQSFTEDTTRQRTPSGDSHRLQTKTLGVARVRRMLRETARTLVARAKSKDKMGREVTAAIDITKGQPWGGEVERDRSGSNTDPWILGYKGDDGPYFQWAVIKIVGHDVPLILDAVPVQRGRSRADLVDDLLDGATDIVPGLDLVMMDREFAHDGVKDACEKHAVSYLNPGMVRSSSDHESNIARMAAADEDFNVVVQERLDDGPTRKAVYLPKREWEREEENDDGPDITIRQELLEDFSDVGDTKPFSEGSDSDSPLGNLLDDIREEEDIEEPDRVDAPTVPFETNLEFVESDPQDEAEMKHQVGRLMSKYKRRWGIENGFKKLKTFLAETKSPDHRYRYFNFAFACVLYNCWRLVDILVQMEMDGEVSDEPAITANSFLTLAKKSYGLDPPD, from the coding sequence CTGACGTTCCGGGAGATGGTAGATGGAATTTTGAAATCGTATCCGTATGAGCAACAGTATCGCTACGACCGCTCTACATCACTTGAAGACCTTGTTGCCAACGTTCCTGCGAGTTATCTCTGCTTCTATGATTCATATGATCACGCTCAAGGTGAACCCAAACCTTGGAGCGCCGTCTTCAAAGCGCACGTTCTCCGGTGCGTGAAGGGATGGAAAAACTCGACAGCACTCTACCGCTACCTGAAACAGAAGCCATTCCTCTGCACACAGCTCGGCTTCGAAGATATTCCCGACCAGTCAACGCTCTGGCGAGCGTGGGACGACCGCCTCACCGACGTGCAGGATGCCGTCCGTGACGCTGCCGAGGTCGTTGTAGACATCGCTCGGTACCACGATATCTCCGCTCCCGAACCGGAGTTCCTACCCAACCAGCCGACCGAGGCGGTCACAACATCGAAAAGTAAGGACACGCTCGCCCGCGAGAAGGCACGACAGGTCTGGAAGGGTGCGAAGCCTATCGTCACCGATTGCTTCAATCTCGACCGCGCCAGTAACGCCTCCGTTCCAGAAAGTGCATTTTGGGAGCAACACGCCTACATCGGGATGCGGACAGACATGCACGCCAACGACGGCGCACAGTCGTTCACGGAGGATACTACCCGGCAGCGAACACCATCCGGTGACTCCCATCGTCTCCAAACGAAGACACTCGGTGTGGCTCGCGTCCGGCGGATGCTCCGAGAAACTGCTCGCACGCTCGTCGCCCGCGCAAAGTCCAAGGACAAGATGGGCCGCGAGGTGACGGCAGCCATAGACATCACGAAGGGCCAGCCGTGGGGCGGTGAGGTCGAGCGCGACCGTAGCGGAAGCAATACCGACCCATGGATACTCGGCTACAAAGGCGACGACGGGCCGTACTTCCAGTGGGCAGTCATCAAAATTGTCGGCCACGACGTTCCGTTGATTCTCGACGCCGTACCAGTCCAGCGTGGCCGCAGTCGAGCAGACCTTGTTGACGATCTGCTTGACGGTGCGACCGACATCGTGCCTGGTCTGGATCTCGTGATGATGGACCGTGAGTTCGCCCACGACGGCGTGAAGGACGCTTGTGAGAAACACGCGGTCTCGTATCTGAACCCTGGTATGGTCCGCTCCAGCAGTGACCATGAGAGTAATATTGCACGCATGGCGGCCGCTGACGAGGACTTCAACGTCGTTGTGCAGGAGCGACTCGACGATGGCCCAACGCGGAAGGCCGTCTATCTCCCCAAGCGTGAGTGGGAACGGGAAGAAGAGAACGACGATGGTCCGGACATAACGATTCGCCAGGAATTGCTTGAGGACTTCAGTGATGTTGGCGACACCAAACCCTTCTCGGAAGGTAGCGACAGTGACTCTCCATTAGGAAATCTACTTGATGATATACGGGAAGAGGAAGATATCGAGGAACCGGACCGGGTTGACGCACCGACAGTTCCGTTTGAGACGAATCTGGAGTTCGTGGAGAGTGACCCACAGGACGAAGCGGAGATGAAACATCAAGTCGGCCGCCTGATGTCGAAATACAAGCGTCGGTGGGGAATCGAGAACGGCTTCAAGAAACTGAAGACGTTCCTTGCGGAGACGAAGTCACCAGATCACCGTTATCGGTACTTCAACTTCGCGTTCGCCTGCGTACTGTACAACTGTTGGCGGCTCGTGGACATCCTAGTCCAGATGGAGATGGACGGTGAGGTTTCTGACGAACCTGCGATCACGGCGAACTCGTTCCTAACACTGGCGAAGAAAAGCTACGGGCTTGACCCACCCGACTAA
- a CDS encoding RNA-guided endonuclease TnpB family protein, whose product MSTTQTANKTLEATLAPPTWCKEQRLQQTLSEYRDALHDAFEQDCETMSATNKVVTPYNLPYQAKDALKSYVPKLHNTYNANELDDEHPLRFVNRAGKFDRDTSREYEICWNVPQPGRGTNFWIPLRLNPEQGELWDEMLDEESSTKVGELRLQKHQKTWTLHVTVEYEIEDTSELPENPTRVGFDIGESMLVTGCALQHDTPTKPLLINGREAKRIRKEMFTTLKRLQERDASEWRIEERFSYYQNRLTDIIEKASRESVEYARQFVNPVIVMEDLAYIRESLDYGKYMNRRLHSWAFARLQGRIEDKAKDAGIPVRYVHPQYTSKTCHSCKHIGYRPRQAEFKCKNSECHVSTFQADINASANIARRVDPWGESLPWKQAGDDSPQDGSGCDTATTQCEQSETPSQMTLTTFQESKPTASDD is encoded by the coding sequence ATGTCAACGACTCAGACGGCGAATAAAACGCTGGAAGCCACGCTCGCACCCCCAACGTGGTGCAAAGAGCAACGCCTCCAGCAAACGCTGTCCGAATACCGAGACGCACTCCACGATGCCTTCGAGCAAGACTGTGAGACGATGAGCGCCACGAACAAAGTGGTGACACCGTACAACTTACCGTACCAAGCGAAAGACGCCCTCAAATCCTACGTCCCGAAACTCCACAACACGTACAACGCCAACGAGTTGGACGACGAACACCCGCTCCGATTCGTGAATCGAGCCGGGAAGTTCGACCGCGACACATCGCGTGAGTACGAAATCTGTTGGAACGTTCCGCAACCCGGTCGGGGAACCAACTTCTGGATACCACTCCGTTTGAATCCCGAACAAGGGGAGTTGTGGGATGAGATGCTCGATGAGGAATCGAGTACCAAAGTGGGCGAACTTCGCTTGCAGAAACACCAGAAGACGTGGACACTCCACGTTACTGTTGAATACGAAATCGAGGACACTTCTGAGTTGCCCGAGAATCCGACTCGGGTTGGGTTCGATATTGGCGAGTCGATGTTGGTCACGGGCTGTGCCCTCCAACACGACACTCCCACGAAACCACTCCTCATCAACGGGAGGGAAGCCAAGCGAATCCGCAAAGAGATGTTCACTACTCTCAAGCGACTCCAAGAGCGTGACGCATCTGAGTGGCGTATCGAGGAACGTTTCTCGTACTACCAGAACCGTCTCACTGACATCATCGAGAAGGCTTCTCGTGAGTCCGTGGAGTATGCTCGTCAGTTCGTGAATCCAGTTATCGTGATGGAGGACTTGGCGTACATCCGCGAATCACTGGACTACGGGAAGTACATGAATCGACGCTTGCACTCGTGGGCCTTCGCTCGCTTGCAGGGACGTATCGAGGACAAGGCGAAGGACGCCGGGATTCCAGTCAGGTACGTTCACCCGCAGTACACCTCGAAGACGTGCCACTCGTGCAAGCACATCGGGTATCGCCCTCGGCAAGCCGAGTTCAAGTGCAAGAACTCAGAGTGCCACGTATCGACGTTCCAAGCAGATATTAACGCGAGTGCGAACATCGCACGTCGCGTAGACCCGTGGGGAGAGAGTCTGCCGTGGAAACAAGCAGGCGATGACTCGCCACAGGACGGGAGCGGTTGTGACACCGCCACGACTCAGTGTGAGCAGAGCGAGACACCCTCGCAGATGACACTCACAACGTTTCAAGAGTCGAAACCCACTGCCAGCGACGACTGA